From Lolium perenne isolate Kyuss_39 chromosome 5, Kyuss_2.0, whole genome shotgun sequence, a single genomic window includes:
- the LOC127298210 gene encoding taxadiene 5-alpha hydroxylase codes for MDYLPKVVALLVTAFAIAIHLLTRAKKACPANLPPGSLGLPVVGQTLGILRAMHVNSVDQWFGDRISRYGLVSKFSLFGKPTVLLAGPAANKLMFFGSLLPPYVPLFSQRIIGEKNILSLYGADHRRIRGALMEFLKPDMLKLYVNRIDAEVRHHLEENWAGRTTVTVLPLMKRLTFNIISALVFGLEASAVRDSFAHDVGCMLAGMIAIPVNLPFTTFRRSLKARQRARRLLEGIMREKKAEQGDSPNKNLISHLLSMRDEHGQQVLTHEEIVDNSLIPMIAGHDTASTLMTFMIRHLANDPATLAAMVQEHEDIARNKADGEPLTWADLSNMKFTWRVAQETLRIVPVVVASFKIALDDIEFGGYRIPKGWQVFWTASATHMDPSIFPEPAKFDPSRFENLSSTTPPCSFVGFGGGPRICPGMEFAKVQVLVTMHYLVRHFTWKLSCKENTFTRNPVPSPLHGLPIQLQHKSAL; via the exons ATGGATTATTTGCCCAAAGTCGTAGCGCTCCTGGTGACGGCCTTTGCCATTGCCATCCACCTCCTGACCAGAGCTAAGAAAGCATGCCCGGCCAACTTGCCCCCTGGCTCCCTGGGTCTGCCGGTGGTTGGTCAGACACTCGGCATCCTCCGCGCCATGCACGTTAACAGCGTCGACCAGTGGTTTGGGGACCGGATCAGCAGGTATGGTCTGGTCTCGAAGTTCTCTCTGTTCGGCAAGCCGACGGTTCTCCTCGCCGGCCCGGCGGCCAACAAGTTGATGTTCTTCGGCAGCTTGCTGCCGCCGTATGTGCCCCTGTTCTCCCAGCGTATTATCGGGGAGAAGAACATATTGTCCCTCTACGGCGCTGATCACCGTCGGATCCGTGGCGCTCTAATGGAGTTCCTCAAGCCAGACATGCTCAAGCTGTACGTTAATAGGATCGACGCCGAGGTGCGGCACCACCTAGAGGAGAACTGGGCCGGCCGGACGACCGTCACGGTGCTGCCACTAATGAAACGGCTGACGTTCAACATCATCTCCGCGCTAGTCTTCGGCCTTGAGGCGAGCGCCGTGCGGGACTCCTTCGCCCATGACGTGGGGTGCATGCTTGCAGGCATGATTGCGATCCCGGTGAACCTACCGTTCACAACGTTCCGCCGGAGCCTCAAGGCAAGACAAAGGGCTCGACGGCTACTCGAGGGGATCATGCGGGAGAAGAAGGCGGAACAGGGGGACTCGCCCAACAAGAACCTCATCAGCCACCTGCTCAGCATGAGAGACGAGCATGGCCAGCAGGTTCTGACCCATGAGGAGATCGTCGACAACAGCTTGATCCCCATGATTGCCGGCCATGATACCGCGTCCACACTCATGACGTTCATGATCCGCCACCTCGCCAACGATCCGGCCACCCTCGCTGCCATGGTTCAAG AGCATGAAGACATTGCAAGAAACAAGGCTGATGGAGAGCCCCTTACCTGGGCAGACCTGTCAAATATGAAGTTCACATGGCGAGTAGCACAGGAGACACTTCGCATAGTCCCTGTAGTGGTCGCGAGCTTTAAAATAGCACTGGATGACATCGAGTTTGGTGGCTACCGCATACCAAAAGGATGGCAG GTGTTTTGGACGGCAAGCGCAACGCACATGGACCCGAGCATCTTCCCCGAGCCAGCTAAGTTTGACCCGTCCCGGTTTGAGAACCTGTCATCTACGACGCCACCGTGCTCCTTCGTCGGGTTCGGCGGCGGCCCCAGGATATGCCCTGGGATGGAGTTTGCAAAGGTCCAGGTATTGGTGACGATGCACTACCTGGTGAGACATTTTACATGGAAGCTCTCCTGCAAAGAGAACACTTTCACGAGAAATCCGGTGCCGTCGCCGCTGCATGGCCTGCCCATACAGCTCCAGCACAAGAGCGCTCTTTGA